ATAATTTCAGCAGCCTTTTCATGGCTGAACTTGAAATCCGACGTTGAAATAGAAGGAAATGCAAGTGTTGGGGAATCACTTTCAGAAATATTGTTTTCTAAGGATCTAACGCCTGGTTTTTCGCCTTTCTCCGACTCTTTATTGACATTGCTCAACATCGTGCAGGAagactctttcttttcctggGTAGTTTGAGAACTTGGAAAATCCTTATTGGTATTGGCATTAGAACATGTTTTAGCAGGATTTTCTGCTTTCTTTAAGAACCTCATTATGCCTAATTGCACTTTCTTGTCTGCATTCTTCTGTCCAAAACATCCATCTGGAAGTGCATCATGTAAACCAAGTGATTTATACGTATCTATAGCGGATTGAACTTCCGTTTCACTGTGACAAAACGTTATACGCTTGAACCCTTCATTCAGGTTCGgcaattctttcttttgcagCATTTTATTCACAACAGCAGCAGCTTTTCCACCTGATAGGTTCCCTTCATGACCGGTCCGCTTAACCGAACGGGAGATACAGAGCTGTGCAGGAAGATCCAATACAACAGCATGTACATCCACTAGAGAGCTACCTAGTTTCACAAACTCAGAACGCTGCTCTATTTCAAGATTGCACCTGTCCACAAATACACTCTTTCCATCATTCAATGCACTGGCTGCACTCTTCAAACACTGTGCTTTCGTTCCGGACTTGCCATTTCCAATGGTATCCTGAGATAAACAAGTTCTTTGTGTCATTTCAGAAGTGACGAATTTGTCAAAAACACTTGaagtaaaatgaaatttaagtGTTTAGTGAGGAACCAATTGTAGAACGAAagttttttttcccctaatGATATTAAGCAAGCACTTAGAAAGACATGGAACCAGAGTGTAAACAGTGGCAGGAATTGGCACAAAACGAGCTATAGTTTCACTAATAAAATAAGGTCGGTCTCaagcatttcatcaaacagaTAGCGTGCACTATTAGAGAGAAACCTGGCAGATTCGAACCCAAGGGCGAGAAGAGGAGGCCATTACGAGTTCGCAGAAGGTGGACTTTCCGCTTCCAGGTGCGCCCACTAATATCACCATTATGAGCTTCGTTCGCCGttcatttcctttaaaatACAGACACTCATCGTTACGAAAATCGCAAAAGAAAGAATCTCCATCGTTTACGACGGATCTGAAAATCCACAGAAAATACAGAATACAAATAATCTTACACCTTTGGCTGTCGAATTTTCGTCGATATCCATGTCCATTTCTAAATTGGATTTCACGTCTTCCTTCAAACCCTATCAATCGCCATCGCCGACGTTTTTCCTCCGATGAGTGAAGCTTGTAAAGTACTCCACGGTCAGCTCTCCCCCCAAATTCGCTGCAATCGGGTTGTTTGGTTACGCATTTAGCATATCCTTGTGACGTATAAAATCGTTATGCTAAGCTataagatttttctttctaattttcatttttcacgATTATCCATAAaacttatatataaaatatatatcatctACTAAggtaaaaaatcaaattttgtcaTCTTTAACTCATTACGTATAGCCGTCATCTTCAAAGTTATGTCTAGAGAAACATTTCTACaacctaataaaataaatagcgtttttctctccaactaatgtgagatctcataatccaccctcatcggggccagtgtccttgttAGCACATCGCTcaatgatatcatttgtaataactcaagccCGCCACTAAcacatattgtccactttggcccgttacaaatagtcgtcagcctcacaattttaaaatgtgttcaatcgggagagatttttacacACTGAAATGCTCTATTCCGCtatccaaccgatatgagatgtCCCAATCGAATTAAAAGTTCGAACTTTCATAAATGTATTTGAGAAACGTTAATCAACGTGTGAAAACTTAAAATCTGAAGTGCAGCACATATCTAAAAAGAGTATTAAACGAGCTCGTTTAGACTAGTTCATCGCTcgctaatatttttttttgaaagaataataataatattaataagaaTCTCACATACAAGTCCAAGAAACTTGTgcagaaattgaagaaaaagggTCATATTGTGTTCTCAAGCTcctaaatttcaaacattcaAGAAATTCCAAGACTACTTTACAAAGTGATGGTTACTCCTCTGGCACCATTGATATAAGGCGGGGAAGTTCCTTCTTCCACATTCGCCGCCGCATTCCCGTGCCTTCTGGGATCGAATTTCTCGCCGTCGCCCCACAGGGCATAAGCTTCCTCGCCGTGGACGGCGTCGTCTCCGATCATGAGTTCCTCGTCCGGCATCCGCAACGGCATAAACAGCCGAATGAAGAGGAGAATAATGGTGGTGGAGACGATGTTCCATCCGATTATGAACATGGCTCCGGCCAGCTGCTTCAGAAACTGAACGCCGCCGTTTTTGCCGTAAAAGGCACCCCGGCTGTCGGGGATCGGTAGGTATAGTTCGCATAGAGTGGGCTCTGCTAAAAGGCCCGTTAGAAGCCCGCCCATCATTCCCGCTACCGCGTGCGTGTGAAATACGCCAAGCGTGTCGTCAGCCTGAAATACAAATCattgacaaaattaaaattaaaattatctttatttattattcatattaacttaatttatttttctttaaatatttaataaatcaattattattttttaattatatccaatacaaaatttaaaatttaaaataattaacaataaatttatatggaaaataagtttaaaagataaaaaaactAACCTTTTGCAAGAAACTCAACTTTTTATGGAGAATCATCATAGATACCCATGGAATACTCCCTCCCATAACTCCCATTATAATAGCTGCCCACGTCTGCACAACTcctgttttaaaattatttgctataaatattaataacctaattttaaaaaaataatattaatatcatacaaatatcaaaattttaattacatcgaaatataaaaattattaatcgTGTCAGAACTTtaacatataaaattaaaaaatttaagaatctacaaaatttataattggacgaaaatttgaattaatttaattatactcGTCTTTTAacatactaaataaaatttaatttcatctataaaaacaaactcaatgaaattttattttatttttctagtgaaataattaatatttaacattattatttgatagtcaaattataaatttcaatagcCCATACTAGTGAAGTATATTTACCGGAATTTAAAATggtagaaattaattttaacgaatttggtaatttaagtagtaaaataaaatttacctgCGCCGGGGGTAACGCAAGCCAAGCCAGTCATCATACCCTGAATGGCTCCAATCACCGATGGCTTCCCGAAGTAGAACACATCCAAGATGGTCCACACCAGCAGGCTCGTCGCTGCACTCACGTTCGTATTCAGCACCGCAATCGACGCCACCACGTTCGCTGAGTGCGGTGCGCCGCCGTTAAATCCCGACCACCCCATCCACAACATCCCAGCTCCGGCCAACATCAGCAACACATTATTCGgcggaaacctctctctgTCGCTTTTAATCCTCGGCCCAACCTAaccaaaatcaacaaaaattaaaaacccCCAATtcaaaaagaaccaaaatcgGTTCAGTTCGCGTAATTTTACCCAATAAGCGGCGGTTAAGCCAGAAATTccagaagaaagatgaataaCAAAGCCGCCGGAGTAATCAATCACGCCCCATTGGAAGAGGAACCCTCCGCCCCAGATCGTGTAGGCGCCGACGGTGTAGGAGAAAATTACCCAAAGAGGAACAAACGCCATCCAGGCTTTGATGTTCATTCTCGCAAGAACAGAGCCTGCAAGTAAAATCACAGTAATCGCAGCAAAGGTGAACTGGAAATACACCAGAGAAGCCATCGGAATATTCGGCTCAATTCTCGGCGTTACCCTTCCGTCGTGGCTTACATGGCCACTTTCAGGGATATTGGCTCGGTCAATTAGGTAACTTTGCTCCAGAGCTGGAATCCCTTTACCCCACAGAGGAATCAGCTGATCGCCGAAGGCCATTCGGTAGCCGACCAGAACCCAACAGATTAGAACGGCGGCGAAGGCGTAAAGCGCCATAAACGCAGAATTCACGGCCCATTTCTTTTTAACGATGCTTGCGTAGAGAATTACAAGGCCGGGCATGCTCTGAAGTCCGACCAAAGTGGAGGCTGTGATCTGCCAAGAGTTGTCGCCGGTGTTCAGCCACGGCGGAGTTCCGGTGGCCATGTCTACCGGCGGGGCGGTGTTGTTCATCAATAAAGAGAATTTGTTTGACCGATCTTGAAGGAATTGGGTTGAGGGACGGAGGAGTTGAATGTTTTTCAGCGGAGTCGCTTAAAGAAGGTTGACTGTGAAAAACGGTGAGTTGCTTTCATTTAGTTTGACCATACGGCTCCTCTCTCTTCCTCATTTCGTGTTCCGTTtgctttctttgaaatttaaaaataaaaataataaataaatgaaaaaaaatatttcaactttccacatccttaggaacttttttttttagttatttaaaatttatcaactaatttttaatatatttattaaagttggtttaaattgataataatttaaaatataaaaaataacatattttctaaatttataaataaaaaagctaATTACactaatttttgttaaacaaatttaaaataaactaaaaattaaattaatttttatttttattgaaagtacaaaattaaaatctaaattagattaaatcaaaaaaactatttttaaatttaaatttgaggAATTGGATTTTAGATACCTACCGatggttcatttttttttctagaaggCTAGACTCTACGAAGACCttgttcaataaaaaatcttcgttaatatgaaacaaaaagaaggtaAAACTCTAAATGTGAACAGAGACAAGGATAGAGATGAGAATAAATTCTTTGCCCCACCTCGTTTTCTGTTCACActaagatattatttttgtcgATGAGGTTCACTAACTTTATCTAcgatttatctttaaaaaataattatttaaataaatatttttaattagtaattaaGCCTCTAATTCAAAAGTTATCAACAAATGGCCCAGACTACTGGAAGGATTCCTTTGGATAATAGAGTATTCCTGTGATCGGTTTAGTccgtattttcttttatggttcATATTTTGGATTAGGTTCATCTAATCGGAtgaattgagttgagttgtagACATGAAAGTGTAAGAACTCAACAGGATCCCTTCGAATCAAATAAAGACTAAGTTGAAAATCTTTATCCGAGaaacataaatgaaaaagtatCTTGTCTCCATCCTCATCCCATTTCTTCGatggaaatatttttaaaatttaagcccgtcaattataattagaaaaatataatctttcttttaaaaaattaaaaatatttaataagaatGATTCAATTTGATTGGTAtgtttacaaattaaaattaaaataagtaaaatacaattattattcttatatCACGACTCGtcaatttatcaaatatttaatgaaaatgtgaCGATgggtttaaaataaaatcaatggattttaattaaaataagtttatgtttaaattaaattttaaacatttatggagaattattaaataaaatggcCCAATCAATCCCATCTATAGAATTTATTGccattataaatttcaatctttaatttttaattaaaatatataaatcaaaattttaaatttatgatttaaaattgagaGAGTATTTTGTGTATTGCTTTCGACTATGAGTTTATttgctttaattaattaattattcaaaatttcaattatgcCCATAAATATTCAAGATGGAAATAATATTTACggagtaatttaaaaaaattaaaacaaatatttatacaatatttaaaaacaggATAAAAGAAGGGTAAAATGGTAACTACCTGCCCGCGTCTATGGAGCTAGAAGAAATGGCGCCAATGGACAAGGAACGGTAAGACCTTGCCGAAATCTCTTCAGTAATTCTCGAGTTACATTTGGAGTAAGTTTGGGAACAAGCCCAATCGTCGACCGCCGGAACTGGATCGTCGCCGTGAAGGAACCTCGTGACCTGTCTCATGGTTGGCCGAGCTTCTGGTCTCTGGTGAGTACAAAGAAGCCCTAACTGCAGTACCATCTCCATTTCTTCAACCTCATAAACCAAATTCAACTTCGGATCAGCCGCATACAGGATCTGTCCCGTTTCATAGCATTCCATCACCCATTCCACCAGTATGAACTGATCCGATTCCAGAGGCTTTCTTCCACATGCCACTTCCAGAAGCAAAACTCCATAGCCAAACACATCGGTGTTTTTCGAAGCCCTCCCGGTGCGTACCAACTCCGGCGCTATGTAGCCAATCGTACCGACGACGCCGGTCGTGTGCGATTCTTCGGCGTGGTCGTATTGCCTGGCGAGACCGAAATCGCTCAATCGAGCATTCATGTCGGCGTCTATTAGAACATTGCTTGGCTTCACATCTCGGTGGATCACTACCTGCTCCCACTCTTCGTGAAGGTACAATAATCCTGCTGCAATTCCTTTGAGAATGTTGAATCTCTGTTTCCAATTCAAtctgttgttgttttttggaTGATATAGAAGTGAATAGAGGCTTCCATTTGGTATATAATCGTAAACTACGAGTAGATCGTTCTTTTTCTTGCACCATCCTTGGAGATTCACCAAGTTTTTGTGTCTTAGTCGTCCTAAGCTTTCGATTTCTGCTGCGAATTCTTTCATTCCTTGGCGCGAGTTTCCTCTAACTCTCTTCACAGCAATCTCAATTCCAGTTGAACGTAACTGACCTTTGTATACTGAGCCAAACCCCCCAATTCCAATTAGCTCGCTgcttttgaatccttttgTTGCTGTGTAAAGATCTCTGTAGTTGAATCTATGAGGACAGTCTCGTTCCCAATCCTCAAGCCTCTCAGTTTGCCACATTCTTCTAAACCAGAAAGCTAAGAAAAAGATTCCTAGAATGGCCACCACAGAAAAAACTGCTATGAGTACCTTGAAGTGGGAATTGGATGGCGGAGGAACAAGATCTTGCTCTTTTGGAGggttgggaaggagagagTAATTCAACGACGGCGCTGGTCCATTCACTGCAAAACTCCATCCCAAAATGTAATGAGAGCTTGTTTGGTCTCCTGTCGAAGCCGAGAAGCCAACAAACATTTGTTCCTTTAGAACATCTTTCAGGTCAATCCGATGGAAAAGGAGTTGATCTGTTGGTTTCTTTTGCTGTTTTGTGAAGGGAGCTACGGTGACGTTCACAAATTTGCCATCATACTCAATCCAAGCAATGATAGGATCTCCAGAATCCATTTGCAGTTCCTTTTCATTAGCATCGCCATAGTCGGAATAAGAAGCAGGTTTGGATGCAACTGATGAAACGCTATTGATATCGATCCCAACATGATTGCCTTTGGTGTTCTTGCCTTCCTCATGCCCATTTACAGTGTCAAATTCAACAGCAAATATATGGTTTGAAGTGTTACCATGGTTAGTAGAGTTGAACAATCCAAGGAAGTGTTTACTATCTGCACCTTCAAAATTGGTTGATGGAGCTAAGACGAAGGCCAGACCGTAGCCACCTTGTCCGGGGCTCGATGGATTGATTGCAAAAACAACAGTTGTGTTGAAGGATGAAACATTTGCAGATGGGTCAGAATTTTTATCAAACATCTGGAATGGAGTCGGATAGAATGCATGCCCTATAACGTTATGTGATCGATTGGTGAGCCTCAACGCACCAGATGGATTCAGAACAATCGCTCCATCAAGAGCAAGTTTCGAGTCGTTAAATCCATGGTAGGTAAATGAAAACTCCACAGAAGGAGCAGCCAAAGAAAGGAGCACAGAAAGAAGAGCCAAAGGAGCTGCAAAGGCTATAGCCATGTGACTATGTAAGAAAACAAAGTGCtccaaagaagaaaacatgGGTCAGCTTTAAACAAACAGAAGATCTGGAATTGGTCAATTTTGTGGAAAAACTCAGATTGCCTATGAGATTGACTTGGGAATAATGAATGGTAGGGGAAGGTCTCAAAGTTTGGGAGAGTCAGTGACTTGAAGCTTTGGAGTAAAGCAAAGTCATTGTGGTTTAGGAACGAGAGATTAAATGGTTTGATGGGGAAAGTTTGACAATTCAAAGGttgaagatggaaagaaatAACTCTTTCATGTGGAGATTGACAAAGCTGATGCCAAGGCCACTCATTCTGTTTAATTTTCCAACTAAGTTGACAGAAAGGCAATGGATAAGACTCGTTCAAGCCATGAAGGGGCCGCTACAGATAAACCCAGTTAAGTTGCGTAGTAATGAATCTCTCCTAAATTCTCTTTAGAAGATTCAGACCGTTACTTTTCAGAACTTCGTTATTTGCTGCTCCTCACCTACTTTCTCTTCATAGTTAATGGTTAATTGACTATGAAGACTGGAATTATTTACATTACCTTTGAAGCCCTGATTTTGgatgattttcttttagttcaaCTATAGTTTATGAAATCTTAGGtagcctaccgctagtagatattgtcctttttggactgttcctttcaagcttcccctcaagtttttaaaaccgtCTTTTCTAGtgctttgtttctttcttcaaccgatgtaggatctcaaaTGGCAATGAAAACCTAATTAGTACATGATATCATAGTAAGATAtcaggcagtgtgccagcgaggaggctggacccggaagggaggtggatttgcggagtcccacatcgattgaagaacggaatgagtgtcagcgaggacactggacctCGAAAGGGAAtgaattgtgatatcccacattgattggaaaggagaacaaaacactctttagAAGGGTGAGAAGACCTTTtactagtagatgcgttttaaaaacgttgacGGGctggaaagcctaaagagaacaatatctgctagcggtagacttagtaccttttgtctttttaaatttttaattgtgcCTGGAATggaaagtttttatttattattatttttgcgTAGCACTCAATAGGGAGCCACCAAATACACCACCGACACTTAACACGTGGAATGAGTGCATAAGGATGTTGTGCTCAGCTCGGATATAGTTCTAACAGGTAACATAACAGATGAGATAATTTGAACTTTTGGTTTATTAGTGAAGGCTATATGTGTtagtattttttgttcttgttttctaaGATAGAAAGGAGTTCTTGCTATTAATATCGACACAAAATGATAGATTGTGTAATTATACCCAGCAAGAATTTTGGCTTATTCATTTTAGTTGTTACATGTattgttttcaaataatttaataattgtgTCTCactttgattaaaatatataatt
This portion of the Cucurbita pepo subsp. pepo cultivar mu-cu-16 chromosome LG08, ASM280686v2, whole genome shotgun sequence genome encodes:
- the LOC111799820 gene encoding ammonium transporter 2 — translated: MNNTAPPVDMATGTPPWLNTGDNSWQITASTLVGLQSMPGLVILYASIVKKKWAVNSAFMALYAFAAVLICWVLVGYRMAFGDQLIPLWGKGIPALEQSYLIDRANIPESGHVSHDGRVTPRIEPNIPMASLVYFQFTFAAITVILLAGSVLARMNIKAWMAFVPLWVIFSYTVGAYTIWGGGFLFQWGVIDYSGGFVIHLSSGISGLTAAYWVGPRIKSDRERFPPNNVLLMLAGAGMLWMGWSGFNGGAPHSANVVASIAVLNTNVSAATSLLVWTILDVFYFGKPSVIGAIQGMMTGLACVTPGAGVVQTWAAIIMGVMGGSIPWVSMMILHKKLSFLQKADDTLGVFHTHAVAGMMGGLLTGLLAEPTLCELYLPIPDSRGAFYGKNGGVQFLKQLAGAMFIIGWNIVSTTIILLFIRLFMPLRMPDEELMIGDDAVHGEEAYALWGDGEKFDPRRHGNAAANVEEGTSPPYINGARGVTITL
- the LOC111800942 gene encoding lectin-domain containing receptor kinase VI.4-like, whose amino-acid sequence is MFSSLEHFVFLHSHMAIAFAAPLALLSVLLSLAAPSVEFSFTYHGFNDSKLALDGAIVLNPSGALRLTNRSHNVIGHAFYPTPFQMFDKNSDPSANVSSFNTTVVFAINPSSPGQGGYGLAFVLAPSTNFEGADSKHFLGLFNSTNHGNTSNHIFAVEFDTVNGHEEGKNTKGNHVGIDINSVSSVASKPASYSDYGDANEKELQMDSGDPIIAWIEYDGKFVNVTVAPFTKQQKKPTDQLLFHRIDLKDVLKEQMFVGFSASTGDQTSSHYILGWSFAVNGPAPSLNYSLLPNPPKEQDLVPPPSNSHFKVLIAVFSVVAILGIFFLAFWFRRMWQTERLEDWERDCPHRFNYRDLYTATKGFKSSELIGIGGFGSVYKGQLRSTGIEIAVKRVRGNSRQGMKEFAAEIESLGRLRHKNLVNLQGWCKKKNDLLVVYDYIPNGSLYSLLYHPKNNNRLNWKQRFNILKGIAAGLLYLHEEWEQVVIHRDVKPSNVLIDADMNARLSDFGLARQYDHAEESHTTGVVGTIGYIAPELVRTGRASKNTDVFGYGVLLLEVACGRKPLESDQFILVEWVMECYETGQILYAADPKLNLVYEVEEMEMVLQLGLLCTHQRPEARPTMRQVTRFLHGDDPVPAVDDWACSQTYSKCNSRITEEISARSYRSLSIGAISSSSIDAGR